Part of the Xanthomonas sp. SI genome is shown below.
GCCGGCGTTCCTGCTCGAACACCCCAAGGTGCAGGTGCGGCTCACCGCGACCAACCGCCGCGTGGACGTGATCGGCGAAGGCTACGACGTGGCGATCCGCGTGCGCGACAAACTCGATACCGATGCCACCCTGGTGGTGCGCAGCATCGGCCATGCGCGCAGCATGCTGGTGGCCAGCCGCGCGTTCCTGGACACGCATGGCCGTCCGCAGACCCTGCAGGAGCTGGCCCAGTTGCCGGCGTTGTCGATGTTCGAGCACGAGGGCGCGCAGCTGTGGGAACTGCTCGACGGCGACGGCAACAAGACCGCGATCGAGGTCGTGCCACGGCTGGTCAGCGGGGATTTCTCGGTGCTGATCGCCGCCGCCGTGCAACACTGCGGAGTGGCGCTGCTACCCGAGCAATACTGCGCCCCGCTGCTCGACAACGGCATGCTGGAATGGGTGTTGCCGGACTACAGCACCGCCCAGGGCCTGCTGCATTTCGTCTACCCGAGCCGCCGCGGCCTGCTGCCGGCGATCCGTAGCTTCGTCGATTTCCTGGCCGAACGCCTGCCGCAGGCCACGTTCCACCACGACTGCCAGCGGCTGGCGGCCGACCAGAGCCAGGCGGCCAGGCTGCAAATGGCCCGCGTCGCCGGCACCGTTCCCGCAGCGGCTGCGGTACCCGTGCCTCAGCGGGAGTGAAGCCCAAGGGCAACGCCCACCCTGCGCCGGCTCACGCCTTTTGCCAATTAAGGAGCATGGCGGATCGGCACGCGGCACCGCCCGAGGGCAAGGCCAGCTGCCCGGCGATCGGCCCGCGCTGCCGCACTCACGCGGCCGATGCGGCGGACGGCACACAATTTGCTTCTCCACTGCGACCCTAACGCAGCGCGATGCCCGCATGTACGCCTTTCTCGCCTTTCTCCAGCCTGTCGTCGCCAGGCCGATAGCGCGCGCCATGCAGAGCGCCGCAAGGCCGTGAGCGCCTCGATGCGCCGGCACTTCCGGCTCGGCATCATCAGGATCCTCGGGCCGACCACGGCCGCGGTGCTGTTGCTGTTCGGGGCCTATCGGTGGCTCCAGGGCCATGCCTGGAGCGCCGCCGCCGGCGCCACGCTGGCCGGCCTGGCGGCGCTGGCGACCTCGCTGGCCTTGCGCCGCGGCGACGGCCGCATGGACCCGCTGCTGACCCTGAGCTGGTTGCTGGGCAGCGCATTGGCCAGCCATGCCCTGCAGCAGGCCGCGGTGCCGTGGCTGTACCTGGTGATGATGAGCAACTTCTTCGTGGTCGCGCGCGGCGTCGGGCTGGCCTGCAACGCCACCTTGATCGTGATCATGCTGGTCACCCCGGGCACCCTGCTCGGCGCCGAGCACACGTTCTCGCTGATCGCCGTGTCGCTGCTGATCACCGGCCTGGGCTATGTGCTGTCGCTGCGGCTGGAGGGCGACCGCGTGCAGTTGGAACAACTGGCGTCGCACGACGCGCTGACCGGGCTGCCGAACCGGCGCATGCTGGAACGCAGCCTGTCGCAGCGCGTGGCCGATACGCGCCGCAAGACGCGCCGGCATGGGCTGATCGTGATCGACATCGATCACTTCAAAGAGGTCAACGACCTCTACGGGCACGCCGCCGGCGATCGTACGCTGGCCGAATTGGCAGCACTGCTGCGCTTCCAGGTGCGCGCGCCGGACGAGGTGTTCCGCTTCGGCGGCGAGGAATTCGTGGTGGTGACGCGACTGCAGTCGCGCAACGAGCTGGCCGCCTTCGCCAAGCGCCTGCACCAGGTCACGCGCGAGGCCTTGCGTGGCCCCGGCGGGCGCATCAGCGTCTCCCTCGGCGCGGCCATGCTGTGCGACGAGCAGCACTGGCAGGATTGGTTCTCGCGCGCGGACGCGGCGCTGTACCAGGCCAAGAACGGCGGCCGCGACACCTACGTGATCGCCGAGGACCTGATCCAGGAGTGAGCGATCGCGGTGCATGGGTGACGGCAGCATGATCGCATCGAGCCGGATGCCGATGCCACCGCCATGCGCGTTCTCGCTCTGCGCTGCCGCGCAGGCGCCGCGGCATTCCAGCCGCAGCGCCCTCGCCTGGCGCAAGCCGTCGGTCGCGATGGGCGTCGTTGCTGCGGCCCATCGCGACTGAAGCGGCTTCGCGCGGATCGATCCCGCGGCCTGTGACCAACCGAAAGCAGACGCCCGCCGTCAGTGCGCGACCGGCGCCGGCGGCGGCGTTGCCAGCGCCACCTCTGGCGGCAGCACCGCATCCTGGCCCCAGCCGCCGAGCGCCTTGTAGACCCGCACCACGCCGACGTTGACCGACGCCTCGGCGTCGGCCAGGGCATCGTCGGCGGACAGCTTGGTACGCTGCGTATCGAGCAGGGTCAGGAAATCTTCCGACCCTTCGCGGTAACGCAATTGCGCCAGCGCTTCGGCACGGCCGGCCGCTTGCGCCTGCTCGGCGACGATCGCCAGCCGCGCCTGCTGTTTGGCGTAGGAGGTCAACGCGTTCTCGGTGTCCTCCAGCGCGCCGAGCACCGCCTTCTCGTAGTCGGCGGCAGCACCGTCGGCCTGCGCTTCGCTGGCGCGCAACCGCGCCCGCACGGTACCGAAGTCGAACGCCGCCCAGCTGATCGACGGGGTCAGCGACCAGGCCTTGCTGCTGCCCTGCAGCAGCGAGCCGGCATCGCCGGACAGGAAGCCGACGAAGCCGCTGAGGCTGATCCGCGGGAACAGGTCGGCGGTGGCCACACCGATCCGCGCCGTCGCCGACGCCAGCCGGCGCTCGGCGATACGCACGTCCGGTCGCCGGCGCAGCAACTGGGTGGTATCGCCCAGCGGCAGCGCGCGGGCGTAGGCCGGCGTCGCACGCGGCGCCAGCAGCTCGTCCAGCGCGCCGGGCGGGCGGCCCAGCAGCACCGCCAGCCGATGCCGGGCCTGCGCCTCGCTGACTTCCAGCAACGGGATGTCGGCCTCGATCGCCTTGAGCCGCGCGCGGCTGCTCTGCACGTCCAGTTCGCTGCCGGCGCCCAGCTGCCAGCGGGTCTCGGTCAGGCGCTGGGTATCGCGCAGGTTGTCCAGCGTGGTGCGCGCCACCGCGATGCGCTTCTGCGCGCCGCGCAACTCGAAGTAGTTGCGCGCCACTTCCGCGGCCACGGTGACCTGCGCATCGGCCATGCCGGCCTGCTCGGCCTCCAGGTCGGCGCGCGCCGCCTCGCTGGCGCGGCGCTGGCGTCCGAACAGATCGAGTTCCCAGCCGGCATCGAAGCCCAGGCTGTAGCTCTCGGTCAGCACCCGCGCGCCGCCGGCGTCCGCATCGGGCGCCTTGCCGCGGCTGTAGTCGCCGTTGGCGGTGACGTGCGGCGCCTGGTCCAGGCGCCGTTCGGCGAAGACCGCGCGCGCCTCGTGCACCCGCGCCAGGGCGATGCGCAGGTCGAGGTTGGCGGCCAGGCTCTGGTGCACCAGCTGTTCCAGCACCGGGTCGTCGAACTGCGCCCACCACGACGCCACCGGCGAAGTGGTCGCGAACACCGGTGCCGCCGCACCCTGCAGCGTCACCGGCGCCTGTTCCGGCGCGTGGTAGTTGGGGCCGACGCTGGCGCAGGCGCTGAGCAGCGCCAACGCCAGCGCGCCGATCGCGGGACGGATCACCATGGCAGCACCTGTCCCACATGGGTGTAGCTGCCGGTCGGGCCATCGGCGTCGAGCAGCGCCATCATCACGCTGCTGCGCGCGCCGTCGGCCACTTCCAGTTCGCCTTCGCCGGAATTCATGTCGGTCTTCACGTAGCCGGGGTGGATCGTGTTGACCTTGATCGGGGTGTCGCGCAGTTCGTAGGCCAGCTGCACGGTCCACGCGTTCACCGCGCTCTTGGACACGTTGTAGGCCGGCACCTTGAAGTCGTAGATCGGCGAGCCGGGCTGGCTGTGCAGGGCGAGCGAGCCGAGCAGGCTGGACACGTTGACGATGCGCGCGGCCGGCGCGGCGCGCAGCAGCGGCAGGAACGCCTGGGTGACCGCAATCAGGCCGAACACGTTGGTGTCGAAGGTCTTGCGCCAGGTGTCCTGGCTCTGCTGCGAGACCGCGAGTTTCATGTCGTCGATCATGATGCCGGCGTTGTTGACCAGGATGTCGAGCCGGCCGTGGCGCGCCTGCACCGCCGCCACTGCGGCGGCGATGCTGGCGGCGTCGGTGACGTCCAGGGTCAGCGCTTCCACCGGCAAACCTTCGCCCTGCAGTTCCAGCGCGGCGGCCGTGGCGCGGGTGGAGTCGCGGCCGGCCAGCAGCGTGTGCACGCCGGCCTCGGCCAGCTGGCGCACGGTATGCAGGCCGATGCCACGGGTGGCCCCGGTGACGAGGGCGATCTTGTGGGTCGTGTTCATGCGGATTTCCTGAAAAGGGGGAACGAAAGGATCAAGCGTGGGTCGG
Proteins encoded:
- a CDS encoding LysR substrate-binding domain-containing protein → MSPTMDGVLHDLNDLYFFASVVEHGGFSAAGRALGLPKSRLSKRIAQLEERLGVRLLQRTTRRFVVTEVGTRFYQHCRAVLEEARAAQEAVDELRTEPRGVVRVSCPVSLAQNVLGPILPAFLLEHPKVQVRLTATNRRVDVIGEGYDVAIRVRDKLDTDATLVVRSIGHARSMLVASRAFLDTHGRPQTLQELAQLPALSMFEHEGAQLWELLDGDGNKTAIEVVPRLVSGDFSVLIAAAVQHCGVALLPEQYCAPLLDNGMLEWVLPDYSTAQGLLHFVYPSRRGLLPAIRSFVDFLAERLPQATFHHDCQRLAADQSQAARLQMARVAGTVPAAAAVPVPQRE
- a CDS encoding GGDEF domain-containing protein, encoding MRRHFRLGIIRILGPTTAAVLLLFGAYRWLQGHAWSAAAGATLAGLAALATSLALRRGDGRMDPLLTLSWLLGSALASHALQQAAVPWLYLVMMSNFFVVARGVGLACNATLIVIMLVTPGTLLGAEHTFSLIAVSLLITGLGYVLSLRLEGDRVQLEQLASHDALTGLPNRRMLERSLSQRVADTRRKTRRHGLIVIDIDHFKEVNDLYGHAAGDRTLAELAALLRFQVRAPDEVFRFGGEEFVVVTRLQSRNELAAFAKRLHQVTREALRGPGGRISVSLGAAMLCDEQHWQDWFSRADAALYQAKNGGRDTYVIAEDLIQE
- a CDS encoding TolC family protein, translating into MVIRPAIGALALALLSACASVGPNYHAPEQAPVTLQGAAAPVFATTSPVASWWAQFDDPVLEQLVHQSLAANLDLRIALARVHEARAVFAERRLDQAPHVTANGDYSRGKAPDADAGGARVLTESYSLGFDAGWELDLFGRQRRASEAARADLEAEQAGMADAQVTVAAEVARNYFELRGAQKRIAVARTTLDNLRDTQRLTETRWQLGAGSELDVQSSRARLKAIEADIPLLEVSEAQARHRLAVLLGRPPGALDELLAPRATPAYARALPLGDTTQLLRRRPDVRIAERRLASATARIGVATADLFPRISLSGFVGFLSGDAGSLLQGSSKAWSLTPSISWAAFDFGTVRARLRASEAQADGAAADYEKAVLGALEDTENALTSYAKQQARLAIVAEQAQAAGRAEALAQLRYREGSEDFLTLLDTQRTKLSADDALADAEASVNVGVVRVYKALGGWGQDAVLPPEVALATPPPAPVAH
- a CDS encoding SDR family oxidoreductase codes for the protein MNTTHKIALVTGATRGIGLHTVRQLAEAGVHTLLAGRDSTRATAAALELQGEGLPVEALTLDVTDAASIAAAVAAVQARHGRLDILVNNAGIMIDDMKLAVSQQSQDTWRKTFDTNVFGLIAVTQAFLPLLRAAPAARIVNVSSLLGSLALHSQPGSPIYDFKVPAYNVSKSAVNAWTVQLAYELRDTPIKVNTIHPGYVKTDMNSGEGELEVADGARSSVMMALLDADGPTGSYTHVGQVLPW